One genomic region from Rattus norvegicus strain BN/NHsdMcwi chromosome 10, GRCr8, whole genome shotgun sequence encodes:
- the Nsrp1 gene encoding nuclear speckle splicing regulatory protein 1, whose protein sequence is MAIPGRQYGLILPKKTQPLNRVLQKPSVFGNDSDDDEASVSESLQREAAKKQAMRQTKLEIQKALAEDSTVYEYDSIYDEMQKKKEENNPKLLMGKDRKPKYIHNLLKAVEIRKKEQEKRMEKKIQREREMEKGEFDDKEAFVTSAYKKKLEERAEEEEREKRAAALEARLDVTKQKDLSGFYRHLLNQAVGEEAVPKSSFREARTVIKEEKLRGYPDETNSENRPQQNCALQSGVEEAEENPDADSDSEESCDDGERGDHKVKSRGEEDTGASTKYLKHHKNHTHSRSSSEEGGLSTKYHSRSSQSRGHEHKGGQHQDRQSRDQESCHKDRSHREEKSSHRHREASHKDHHWKRHEHEDKPKGRGQGERQDREWKREKYSSREQEKDRQWNDHDRYSEKEKKGKEKEEHRKARRERCEDGAKYRERKKPEGSGQSSERHRDRRESSPRPRPEDDLLDQERSSKARNTEKDKGEQGKPPRSETSLATKHRLTEERPEKGSQPERPPEAVSKFAKRSNEETVMSARDRYLARQMARINAKTYIEKEDD, encoded by the exons GCGTCTGTGAGCGAAAGCCTTCAGAGGGAAGCTGCTAAGAAGCAGGCCATGAGACAg ACCAAACTGGAGATTCAGAAAGCTCTTGCAGAAGATTCTACTGTGTATGAGTATGACAGCATTTATGatgaaatgcagaaaaaaaaggaagaaaataacccCAAACTGCTTATGGGGAAAGATCGAAAG CCCAAATATATTCACAACTTACTAAAAGCAGTCGAGATCAGGAAAAAGGAacaggaaaagagaatggaaaagaaaatacagagagaaCGAGAGATGGAAAAGGGAGAATTTGATGATAAAGAGGCATTTGTGACATCTGCttataaaaaaaaacttgaagagagagctgaagaggaggaaagagaaaagagggcaGCTGCCCTGGAAG CACGTTTGGATGTGACCAAGCAGAAAGACCTCAGTGGATTTTATCGGCATCTATTAAATCAAGCAGTCGGTGAAGAGGCAGTTCCTAAATCCAGCTTTCGTGAAGCCAG aactgtaataaaagaagagaaactcaGGGGTTACCCTGATGAAACAAATTCAGAGAACAGACCACAGCAGAACTGCGCCTTGCAGAGTGGTGTAGAGGAAGCGGAGGAAAACCCAGATGCTGACAGTGATTCTGAGGAGAGCTGTGACGATGGTGAAAGAGGAGACCATAAAGTAAAGTCCAGAGGGGAAGAAGACACTGGCGCCTCCACAAAATACCTCAAGCATCACAAGAATCACACCCACTCACGATCATCTAGTGAGGAAGGGGGGCTCAGTACCAAGTACCACTCACGAAGTTCCCAGTCAAGAGGACATGAGCATAAGGGAGGTCAGCACCAGGACAGGCAGTCCAGAGACCAAGAGAGCTGTCACAAGGACCGCAGCCACCGGGAAGAAAAGAGTTCTCATAGGCACAGAGAGGCCAGTCATAAAGATCACCACTGGAAGAGGCATGAGCACGAGGACAAACCGAAGGGACGAGGACAGGGAGAAAGACAGGACAGAGAATGGAAGAGGGAGAAATATTCCTcaagagaacaagaaaaagacagacaatGGAATGATCATGACCGATatagtgagaaagaaaagaaaggcaaagaaaaagaagagcacaggaaagcaaggAGGGAAAGATGTGAAGATGGTGCTAagtacagagagaggaagaagccagaAGGAAGTGGGCAGTCTTCAGAAAGACATCGAGACAGAAGGGAGAGCAGCCCGAGGCCTAGACCAGAGGACGACCTTCTTGACCAAGAAAGATccagcaaagcaagaaacacggAAAAGGACAAAGGGGAACAAGGGAAGCCCCCTCGTTCTGAAACATCACTAGCAACAAAACACAGACTGACAGAGGAAAGACCAGAGAAGGGCAGTCAGCCAGAGAGGCCCCCTGAGGCCGTGAGCAAGTTTGCAAAGCGGAGCAACGAGGAAACGGTGATGTCAGCTAGGGACAGGTATTTGGCCAGGCAGATGGCGCGGATAAATGCAAAGACGTATATTGAGAAAGAAGATGACTAA